A single window of Ficedula albicollis isolate OC2 unplaced genomic scaffold, FicAlb1.5 N01110, whole genome shotgun sequence DNA harbors:
- the LOC101812618 gene encoding integumentary mucin A.1-like codes for MSPGTSTVADTTTNPDITITSPEITTPYGTPMTFPGTSTSPETTALPALGPWGTTTIPGSTSTVPEYTSAETTTPYGTSSTISGTTIFPETTTVPGTTTVPEITATISESIATTPGSTTIPGTTNTFPETTTTPGTNSTPETTTFLGTSTTPGTTTVADSTTSAETPTTIPGTTLPETTSTIPGTTTTPETISTTSGSTTMVPETITTPGTTIIPETTMAPGTTIPEITATTPGSISTTPGTTKVPDKTPTYPETTTTPATTTTVPETSGADSSTPSGTTSTFTGTTTTPGTTMNIPETTTTTPGSGQTAHLGQQRSLGPA; via the exons ATGAGCCCTGGGACCAGCACTGTCGCTGACACCACTACAAACCCTGACATCACCATCACCAGTCCTGAGATCACCACCCCCTATGGGACCCCCATGACCTTCCCTGGGaccagcaccagccctgagACAACAGCGCTCCCTG CCCTGGGACCATGGGGGACAACAACAATCCCTGGCAGCACCTCAACCGTCCCTGAATACACCAGTGCTGAGACCACCACGCCCTATGGGACCAGCTCCACCATCTCTGGGACAACAATCTTCCCTGAGACCACCACAGTCCCTGGGACCACCACAGTCCCTGAGATCACAGCCACCATCTCTGAGAGCATTGCTACCACCCCTGGCAGCACCACAATCCCTGGGACCACCAACACCTTCCCTGAGACAACCACAACACCTGGGACAAACAGCACCCCTGAGACAACAACGTTCCTCGGGACCAGCACAACCCCTGGCACCACCACGGTCGCTGACAGCACCACAAGCGCTGAGACCCCCACAACCATCCCTGGAACAACACTCCCTGAGACCACCAGCACCATCCCTGGGACCACAACAACTCCTGAGACCATTTCTACAACCTCTGGCTCTACTACGATGGTCCCTGAAACTATCACAACACCTGGGACAACAATCATCCCTGAGACCACCATGGCCCCTGGGACCACCATCCCTGAGATCACAGCCACCACCCCTGGGAGCATTTCCACCACCCCTGGGACCACCAAAGTCCCTGACAAAACCCCCACCTACCCCGAGACAACCACAACCCCTGCCACGACAACGACCGTCCCTGAAACCAGCGGTGCTGATTCCAGCACCCCCTCTGGGACAACCAGCACCTTCACTGGGACCACCACAACACCTGGGACCACCATGAACATCCCTGAGACAACAACCACGACCCCTGGGAGC